The Xiphophorus hellerii strain 12219 chromosome 5, Xiphophorus_hellerii-4.1, whole genome shotgun sequence genome window below encodes:
- the rbm47 gene encoding RNA-binding protein 47 isoform X4 yields the protein MTAEDPVSSSNMSNNSTPSKPSKPSGASFHPLQGQITLPEGVAGAPNEAALLSLMERTGYGMVQENGQRKYGPPPGWSGPAPPRGCEIFVGKIPRDVYEDELVPVFETVGRIYEMRLMMDFDGKNRGYAFVMYTEKHEAKRAVRELNNYEVRPGRLLGVCSSVDNCRLFIGGIPKTKKREEILEEVSKVTEGVLDVIVYASAADKMKNRGFAFVEYESHRAAAMARRKLMPGRIQLWGHQIAVDWAEPEIDVDEDVMETVKILYVRNLMMETSEETIRNIFSQWNPGCVERVKKIRDYAFVHFISRDDAVLAMDHLNGTEIEGSCIEVTLAKPVDKEQYSRQKASKGGASATPEPTQQNYIYQCDPYTLAYYGYPYSTLIGPNREYFVKGSVRGRGRAASGNRTPGPRGSYLGGYSAGRGIYSRYHEGKTKQPEKPYELIPSLELPASVNPVGIKPGTMALPTLGGQYQVFSAPPAAKVMEEGKVHSVEHLMNPLTMQHPEHSAATAAAAATVLPSVSTPPPFQGRPITPVYAMAHNVQRIPAAASLYGAGYVPIANYAANTAALAALQKNAAMAATAYGGYAGYAMPQAFPAAAFPLPIHDIYQSY from the exons ATGACAGCGGAAGATCCCGTTTCCTCATCAAACATGAGCAACAACTCTACACCCTCCAAACCCTCCAAACCTTCAGGTGCCTCCTTCCATCCACTCCAAGGACAGATCACCCTCCCAGAGGGAGTTGCAGGAGCTCCCAATGAGGCTGCACTGTTGTCCTTGATGGAGCGCACTGGCTACGGTATGGTCCAAGAAAACGGTCAGCGTAAATACGGGCCTCCTCCAGGCTGGAGTGGTCCAGCTCCTCCTCGAGGATGTGAAATCTTCGTTGGCAAGATCCCACGAGACGTTTACGAGGACGAATTGGTCCCGGTGTTTGAGACAGTAGGCCGCATCTATGAGATGCGCCTGATGATGGACTTTGATGGGAAAAACCGGGGGTACGCATTTGTTAtgtacacagaaaaacacgaaGCCAAGAGAGCAGTGCGGGAGCTCAATAACTATGAGGTGCGGCCTGGCCGGCTGCTGGGGGTCTGCTCCTCGGTGGACAACTGCCGTCTTTTCATCGGTGGGATTCCCAAAACCAAGAAGCGCGAGGAGATCCTGGAGGAAGTCTCCAAAGTGACGGAAGGCGTATTAGACGTGATAGTTTACGCCAGTGCTGCTGACAAGATGAAGAACCGTGGCTTTGCATTTGTAGAGTATGAATCACATCGAGCAGCCGCCATGGCTCGCAGGAAGTTGATGCCGGGAAGAATTCAGCTGTGGGGCCACCAGATCGCAGTGGACTGGGCTGAGCCAGAGATTGACGTAGATGAAGACGTGATGGAGACAGTAAAGATACTCTACGTTAGGAATCTAATGATGGAGACCAGCGAGGAGACAATCAGAAAC aTTTTCAGCCAGTGGAACCCCGGATGCGTGGAGCGTGTGAAGAAAATCCGTGACTATGCTTTCGTCCACTTTATATCCCGAGATGATGCCGTGCTGGCCATGGACCACCTCAATGGCACAGAGATCGAAGGGTCCTGCATCGAAGTGACACTTGCCAAGCCGGTAGATAAAGAGCAGTACTCACGTCAGAAAGCCTCTAAAGGAGGAGCTTCTGCTACACCAGAGCCTACCCAGCAGAACTACATCTACCAGTGTGACCCCTACACGTTGGCTTACTATGGTTACCCTTACAGCACACTTATTGGACCCAACAGGGAATACTTTGTGAAAg GTTCCGTGCGAGGGCGTGGTCGTGCAGCCTCAGGTAATCGTACCCCTGGACCTCGAGGGTCTTACCTAGGGGGTTATTCTGCCGGTCGTGGCATCTACAGTCGCTACCACGAGGGCAAGACCAAGCAGCCCGAAAAGCCCTATGAACTGATACCCAGTCTGGAGCTTCCTGCCTCCGTCAACCCAGTTGGCATCAAACCAGGCACAA TGGCATTGCCGACTCTAGGTGGACAGTACCAAGTGTTCAGCGCTCCTCCTGCAGCCAAAGTGATGGAGGAGGGGAAAGTGCACTCAGTGGAGCACCTCATGAACCCTCTGACCATGCAGCACCCTGAACACAGCGCTGCCACTGCTGCCGCTGCCGCCACTGTCTTACCTTCAGTGTCCACACCTCCACCGTTCCAG GGCCGTCCAATCACTCCCGTCTACGCCATGGCCCACAACGTCCAACGCATCCCAGCCGCTGCCAGCCTGTATGGAGCTGGGTACGTCCCTATCGCTAACTATGCTGCAAACACAGCCGCTCTGGCTGCCCTGCAGAAAAATGCCGCCATGGCAGCCACGGCATATGGAGGTTATGCTGGCTACGCCATGCCCCAAGCCTTCCCCGCCGCGGCCTTCCCACTGCCCATCCATGACATCTACCAGTCGTACTGA
- the rbm47 gene encoding RNA-binding protein 47 isoform X1, with protein sequence MTAEDPVSSSNMSNNSTPSKPSKPSGASFHPLQGQITLPEGVAGAPNEAALLSLMERTGYGMVQENGQRKYGPPPGWSGPAPPRGCEIFVGKIPRDVYEDELVPVFETVGRIYEMRLMMDFDGKNRGYAFVMYTEKHEAKRAVRELNNYEVRPGRLLGVCSSVDNCRLFIGGIPKTKKREEILEEVSKVTEGVLDVIVYASAADKMKNRGFAFVEYESHRAAAMARRKLMPGRIQLWGHQIAVDWAEPEIDVDEDVMETVKILYVRNLMMETSEETIRNIFSQWNPGCVERVKKIRDYAFVHFISRDDAVLAMDHLNGTEIEGSCIEVTLAKPVDKEQYSRQKASKGGASATPEPTQQNYIYQCDPYTLAYYGYPYSTLIGPNREYFVKGSPMIQNNAGSVRGRGRAASGNRTPGPRGSYLGGYSAGRGIYSRYHEGKTKQPEKPYELIPSLELPASVNPVGIKPGTMALPTLGGQYQVFSAPPAAKVMEEGKVHSVEHLMNPLTMQHPEHSAATAAAAATVLPSVSTPPPFQGRPITPVYAMAHNVQRIPAAASLYGAGYVPIANYAANTAALAALQKNAAMAATAYGGYAGYAMPQAFPAAAFPLPIHDIYQSY encoded by the exons ATGACAGCGGAAGATCCCGTTTCCTCATCAAACATGAGCAACAACTCTACACCCTCCAAACCCTCCAAACCTTCAGGTGCCTCCTTCCATCCACTCCAAGGACAGATCACCCTCCCAGAGGGAGTTGCAGGAGCTCCCAATGAGGCTGCACTGTTGTCCTTGATGGAGCGCACTGGCTACGGTATGGTCCAAGAAAACGGTCAGCGTAAATACGGGCCTCCTCCAGGCTGGAGTGGTCCAGCTCCTCCTCGAGGATGTGAAATCTTCGTTGGCAAGATCCCACGAGACGTTTACGAGGACGAATTGGTCCCGGTGTTTGAGACAGTAGGCCGCATCTATGAGATGCGCCTGATGATGGACTTTGATGGGAAAAACCGGGGGTACGCATTTGTTAtgtacacagaaaaacacgaaGCCAAGAGAGCAGTGCGGGAGCTCAATAACTATGAGGTGCGGCCTGGCCGGCTGCTGGGGGTCTGCTCCTCGGTGGACAACTGCCGTCTTTTCATCGGTGGGATTCCCAAAACCAAGAAGCGCGAGGAGATCCTGGAGGAAGTCTCCAAAGTGACGGAAGGCGTATTAGACGTGATAGTTTACGCCAGTGCTGCTGACAAGATGAAGAACCGTGGCTTTGCATTTGTAGAGTATGAATCACATCGAGCAGCCGCCATGGCTCGCAGGAAGTTGATGCCGGGAAGAATTCAGCTGTGGGGCCACCAGATCGCAGTGGACTGGGCTGAGCCAGAGATTGACGTAGATGAAGACGTGATGGAGACAGTAAAGATACTCTACGTTAGGAATCTAATGATGGAGACCAGCGAGGAGACAATCAGAAAC aTTTTCAGCCAGTGGAACCCCGGATGCGTGGAGCGTGTGAAGAAAATCCGTGACTATGCTTTCGTCCACTTTATATCCCGAGATGATGCCGTGCTGGCCATGGACCACCTCAATGGCACAGAGATCGAAGGGTCCTGCATCGAAGTGACACTTGCCAAGCCGGTAGATAAAGAGCAGTACTCACGTCAGAAAGCCTCTAAAGGAGGAGCTTCTGCTACACCAGAGCCTACCCAGCAGAACTACATCTACCAGTGTGACCCCTACACGTTGGCTTACTATGGTTACCCTTACAGCACACTTATTGGACCCAACAGGGAATACTTTGTGAAAg GATCCCCAATGATACAGAACAATG CAGGTTCCGTGCGAGGGCGTGGTCGTGCAGCCTCAGGTAATCGTACCCCTGGACCTCGAGGGTCTTACCTAGGGGGTTATTCTGCCGGTCGTGGCATCTACAGTCGCTACCACGAGGGCAAGACCAAGCAGCCCGAAAAGCCCTATGAACTGATACCCAGTCTGGAGCTTCCTGCCTCCGTCAACCCAGTTGGCATCAAACCAGGCACAA TGGCATTGCCGACTCTAGGTGGACAGTACCAAGTGTTCAGCGCTCCTCCTGCAGCCAAAGTGATGGAGGAGGGGAAAGTGCACTCAGTGGAGCACCTCATGAACCCTCTGACCATGCAGCACCCTGAACACAGCGCTGCCACTGCTGCCGCTGCCGCCACTGTCTTACCTTCAGTGTCCACACCTCCACCGTTCCAG GGCCGTCCAATCACTCCCGTCTACGCCATGGCCCACAACGTCCAACGCATCCCAGCCGCTGCCAGCCTGTATGGAGCTGGGTACGTCCCTATCGCTAACTATGCTGCAAACACAGCCGCTCTGGCTGCCCTGCAGAAAAATGCCGCCATGGCAGCCACGGCATATGGAGGTTATGCTGGCTACGCCATGCCCCAAGCCTTCCCCGCCGCGGCCTTCCCACTGCCCATCCATGACATCTACCAGTCGTACTGA
- the rbm47 gene encoding RNA-binding protein 47 isoform X2 — translation MTAEDPVSSSNMSNNSTPSKPSKPSGASFHPLQGQITLPEGVAGAPNEAALLSLMERTGYGMVQENGQRKYGPPPGWSGPAPPRGCEIFVGKIPRDVYEDELVPVFETVGRIYEMRLMMDFDGKNRGYAFVMYTEKHEAKRAVRELNNYEVRPGRLLGVCSSVDNCRLFIGGIPKTKKREEILEEVSKVTEGVLDVIVYASAADKMKNRGFAFVEYESHRAAAMARRKLMPGRIQLWGHQIAVDWAEPEIDVDEDVMETVKILYVRNLMMETSEETIRNIFSQWNPGCVERVKKIRDYAFVHFISRDDAVLAMDHLNGTEIEGSCIEVTLAKPVDKEQYSRQKASKGGASATPEPTQQNYIYQCDPYTLAYYGYPYSTLIGPNREYFVKGSPMIQNNGSVRGRGRAASGNRTPGPRGSYLGGYSAGRGIYSRYHEGKTKQPEKPYELIPSLELPASVNPVGIKPGTMALPTLGGQYQVFSAPPAAKVMEEGKVHSVEHLMNPLTMQHPEHSAATAAAAATVLPSVSTPPPFQGRPITPVYAMAHNVQRIPAAASLYGAGYVPIANYAANTAALAALQKNAAMAATAYGGYAGYAMPQAFPAAAFPLPIHDIYQSY, via the exons ATGACAGCGGAAGATCCCGTTTCCTCATCAAACATGAGCAACAACTCTACACCCTCCAAACCCTCCAAACCTTCAGGTGCCTCCTTCCATCCACTCCAAGGACAGATCACCCTCCCAGAGGGAGTTGCAGGAGCTCCCAATGAGGCTGCACTGTTGTCCTTGATGGAGCGCACTGGCTACGGTATGGTCCAAGAAAACGGTCAGCGTAAATACGGGCCTCCTCCAGGCTGGAGTGGTCCAGCTCCTCCTCGAGGATGTGAAATCTTCGTTGGCAAGATCCCACGAGACGTTTACGAGGACGAATTGGTCCCGGTGTTTGAGACAGTAGGCCGCATCTATGAGATGCGCCTGATGATGGACTTTGATGGGAAAAACCGGGGGTACGCATTTGTTAtgtacacagaaaaacacgaaGCCAAGAGAGCAGTGCGGGAGCTCAATAACTATGAGGTGCGGCCTGGCCGGCTGCTGGGGGTCTGCTCCTCGGTGGACAACTGCCGTCTTTTCATCGGTGGGATTCCCAAAACCAAGAAGCGCGAGGAGATCCTGGAGGAAGTCTCCAAAGTGACGGAAGGCGTATTAGACGTGATAGTTTACGCCAGTGCTGCTGACAAGATGAAGAACCGTGGCTTTGCATTTGTAGAGTATGAATCACATCGAGCAGCCGCCATGGCTCGCAGGAAGTTGATGCCGGGAAGAATTCAGCTGTGGGGCCACCAGATCGCAGTGGACTGGGCTGAGCCAGAGATTGACGTAGATGAAGACGTGATGGAGACAGTAAAGATACTCTACGTTAGGAATCTAATGATGGAGACCAGCGAGGAGACAATCAGAAAC aTTTTCAGCCAGTGGAACCCCGGATGCGTGGAGCGTGTGAAGAAAATCCGTGACTATGCTTTCGTCCACTTTATATCCCGAGATGATGCCGTGCTGGCCATGGACCACCTCAATGGCACAGAGATCGAAGGGTCCTGCATCGAAGTGACACTTGCCAAGCCGGTAGATAAAGAGCAGTACTCACGTCAGAAAGCCTCTAAAGGAGGAGCTTCTGCTACACCAGAGCCTACCCAGCAGAACTACATCTACCAGTGTGACCCCTACACGTTGGCTTACTATGGTTACCCTTACAGCACACTTATTGGACCCAACAGGGAATACTTTGTGAAAg GATCCCCAATGATACAGAACAATG GTTCCGTGCGAGGGCGTGGTCGTGCAGCCTCAGGTAATCGTACCCCTGGACCTCGAGGGTCTTACCTAGGGGGTTATTCTGCCGGTCGTGGCATCTACAGTCGCTACCACGAGGGCAAGACCAAGCAGCCCGAAAAGCCCTATGAACTGATACCCAGTCTGGAGCTTCCTGCCTCCGTCAACCCAGTTGGCATCAAACCAGGCACAA TGGCATTGCCGACTCTAGGTGGACAGTACCAAGTGTTCAGCGCTCCTCCTGCAGCCAAAGTGATGGAGGAGGGGAAAGTGCACTCAGTGGAGCACCTCATGAACCCTCTGACCATGCAGCACCCTGAACACAGCGCTGCCACTGCTGCCGCTGCCGCCACTGTCTTACCTTCAGTGTCCACACCTCCACCGTTCCAG GGCCGTCCAATCACTCCCGTCTACGCCATGGCCCACAACGTCCAACGCATCCCAGCCGCTGCCAGCCTGTATGGAGCTGGGTACGTCCCTATCGCTAACTATGCTGCAAACACAGCCGCTCTGGCTGCCCTGCAGAAAAATGCCGCCATGGCAGCCACGGCATATGGAGGTTATGCTGGCTACGCCATGCCCCAAGCCTTCCCCGCCGCGGCCTTCCCACTGCCCATCCATGACATCTACCAGTCGTACTGA
- the rbm47 gene encoding RNA-binding protein 47 isoform X3, with protein sequence MTAEDPVSSSNMSNNSTPSKPSKPSGASFHPLQGQITLPEGVAGAPNEAALLSLMERTGYGMVQENGQRKYGPPPGWSGPAPPRGCEIFVGKIPRDVYEDELVPVFETVGRIYEMRLMMDFDGKNRGYAFVMYTEKHEAKRAVRELNNYEVRPGRLLGVCSSVDNCRLFIGGIPKTKKREEILEEVSKVTEGVLDVIVYASAADKMKNRGFAFVEYESHRAAAMARRKLMPGRIQLWGHQIAVDWAEPEIDVDEDVMETVKILYVRNLMMETSEETIRNIFSQWNPGCVERVKKIRDYAFVHFISRDDAVLAMDHLNGTEIEGSCIEVTLAKPVDKEQYSRQKASKGGASATPEPTQQNYIYQCDPYTLAYYGYPYSTLIGPNREYFVKAGSVRGRGRAASGNRTPGPRGSYLGGYSAGRGIYSRYHEGKTKQPEKPYELIPSLELPASVNPVGIKPGTMALPTLGGQYQVFSAPPAAKVMEEGKVHSVEHLMNPLTMQHPEHSAATAAAAATVLPSVSTPPPFQGRPITPVYAMAHNVQRIPAAASLYGAGYVPIANYAANTAALAALQKNAAMAATAYGGYAGYAMPQAFPAAAFPLPIHDIYQSY encoded by the exons ATGACAGCGGAAGATCCCGTTTCCTCATCAAACATGAGCAACAACTCTACACCCTCCAAACCCTCCAAACCTTCAGGTGCCTCCTTCCATCCACTCCAAGGACAGATCACCCTCCCAGAGGGAGTTGCAGGAGCTCCCAATGAGGCTGCACTGTTGTCCTTGATGGAGCGCACTGGCTACGGTATGGTCCAAGAAAACGGTCAGCGTAAATACGGGCCTCCTCCAGGCTGGAGTGGTCCAGCTCCTCCTCGAGGATGTGAAATCTTCGTTGGCAAGATCCCACGAGACGTTTACGAGGACGAATTGGTCCCGGTGTTTGAGACAGTAGGCCGCATCTATGAGATGCGCCTGATGATGGACTTTGATGGGAAAAACCGGGGGTACGCATTTGTTAtgtacacagaaaaacacgaaGCCAAGAGAGCAGTGCGGGAGCTCAATAACTATGAGGTGCGGCCTGGCCGGCTGCTGGGGGTCTGCTCCTCGGTGGACAACTGCCGTCTTTTCATCGGTGGGATTCCCAAAACCAAGAAGCGCGAGGAGATCCTGGAGGAAGTCTCCAAAGTGACGGAAGGCGTATTAGACGTGATAGTTTACGCCAGTGCTGCTGACAAGATGAAGAACCGTGGCTTTGCATTTGTAGAGTATGAATCACATCGAGCAGCCGCCATGGCTCGCAGGAAGTTGATGCCGGGAAGAATTCAGCTGTGGGGCCACCAGATCGCAGTGGACTGGGCTGAGCCAGAGATTGACGTAGATGAAGACGTGATGGAGACAGTAAAGATACTCTACGTTAGGAATCTAATGATGGAGACCAGCGAGGAGACAATCAGAAAC aTTTTCAGCCAGTGGAACCCCGGATGCGTGGAGCGTGTGAAGAAAATCCGTGACTATGCTTTCGTCCACTTTATATCCCGAGATGATGCCGTGCTGGCCATGGACCACCTCAATGGCACAGAGATCGAAGGGTCCTGCATCGAAGTGACACTTGCCAAGCCGGTAGATAAAGAGCAGTACTCACGTCAGAAAGCCTCTAAAGGAGGAGCTTCTGCTACACCAGAGCCTACCCAGCAGAACTACATCTACCAGTGTGACCCCTACACGTTGGCTTACTATGGTTACCCTTACAGCACACTTATTGGACCCAACAGGGAATACTTTGTGAAAg CAGGTTCCGTGCGAGGGCGTGGTCGTGCAGCCTCAGGTAATCGTACCCCTGGACCTCGAGGGTCTTACCTAGGGGGTTATTCTGCCGGTCGTGGCATCTACAGTCGCTACCACGAGGGCAAGACCAAGCAGCCCGAAAAGCCCTATGAACTGATACCCAGTCTGGAGCTTCCTGCCTCCGTCAACCCAGTTGGCATCAAACCAGGCACAA TGGCATTGCCGACTCTAGGTGGACAGTACCAAGTGTTCAGCGCTCCTCCTGCAGCCAAAGTGATGGAGGAGGGGAAAGTGCACTCAGTGGAGCACCTCATGAACCCTCTGACCATGCAGCACCCTGAACACAGCGCTGCCACTGCTGCCGCTGCCGCCACTGTCTTACCTTCAGTGTCCACACCTCCACCGTTCCAG GGCCGTCCAATCACTCCCGTCTACGCCATGGCCCACAACGTCCAACGCATCCCAGCCGCTGCCAGCCTGTATGGAGCTGGGTACGTCCCTATCGCTAACTATGCTGCAAACACAGCCGCTCTGGCTGCCCTGCAGAAAAATGCCGCCATGGCAGCCACGGCATATGGAGGTTATGCTGGCTACGCCATGCCCCAAGCCTTCCCCGCCGCGGCCTTCCCACTGCCCATCCATGACATCTACCAGTCGTACTGA
- the rbm47 gene encoding RNA-binding protein 47 isoform X5 encodes MTAEDPVSSSNMSNNSTPSKPSKPSGASFHPLQGQITLPEGVAGAPNEAALLSLMERTGYGMVQENGQRKYGPPPGWSGPAPPRGCEIFVGKIPRDVYEDELVPVFETVGRIYEMRLMMDFDGKNRGYAFVMYTEKHEAKRAVRELNNYEVRPGRLLGVCSSVDNCRLFIGGIPKTKKREEILEEVSKVTEGVLDVIVYASAADKMKNRGFAFVEYESHRAAAMARRKLMPGRIQLWGHQIAVDWAEPEIDVDEDVMETVKILYVRNLMMETSEETIRNIFSQWNPGCVERVKKIRDYAFVHFISRDDAVLAMDHLNGTEIEGSCIEVTLAKPVDKEQYSRQKASKGGASATPEPTQQNYIYQCDPYTLAYYGYPYSTLIGPNREYFVKGSPMIQNNVALPTLGGQYQVFSAPPAAKVMEEGKVHSVEHLMNPLTMQHPEHSAATAAAAATVLPSVSTPPPFQGRPITPVYAMAHNVQRIPAAASLYGAGYVPIANYAANTAALAALQKNAAMAATAYGGYAGYAMPQAFPAAAFPLPIHDIYQSY; translated from the exons ATGACAGCGGAAGATCCCGTTTCCTCATCAAACATGAGCAACAACTCTACACCCTCCAAACCCTCCAAACCTTCAGGTGCCTCCTTCCATCCACTCCAAGGACAGATCACCCTCCCAGAGGGAGTTGCAGGAGCTCCCAATGAGGCTGCACTGTTGTCCTTGATGGAGCGCACTGGCTACGGTATGGTCCAAGAAAACGGTCAGCGTAAATACGGGCCTCCTCCAGGCTGGAGTGGTCCAGCTCCTCCTCGAGGATGTGAAATCTTCGTTGGCAAGATCCCACGAGACGTTTACGAGGACGAATTGGTCCCGGTGTTTGAGACAGTAGGCCGCATCTATGAGATGCGCCTGATGATGGACTTTGATGGGAAAAACCGGGGGTACGCATTTGTTAtgtacacagaaaaacacgaaGCCAAGAGAGCAGTGCGGGAGCTCAATAACTATGAGGTGCGGCCTGGCCGGCTGCTGGGGGTCTGCTCCTCGGTGGACAACTGCCGTCTTTTCATCGGTGGGATTCCCAAAACCAAGAAGCGCGAGGAGATCCTGGAGGAAGTCTCCAAAGTGACGGAAGGCGTATTAGACGTGATAGTTTACGCCAGTGCTGCTGACAAGATGAAGAACCGTGGCTTTGCATTTGTAGAGTATGAATCACATCGAGCAGCCGCCATGGCTCGCAGGAAGTTGATGCCGGGAAGAATTCAGCTGTGGGGCCACCAGATCGCAGTGGACTGGGCTGAGCCAGAGATTGACGTAGATGAAGACGTGATGGAGACAGTAAAGATACTCTACGTTAGGAATCTAATGATGGAGACCAGCGAGGAGACAATCAGAAAC aTTTTCAGCCAGTGGAACCCCGGATGCGTGGAGCGTGTGAAGAAAATCCGTGACTATGCTTTCGTCCACTTTATATCCCGAGATGATGCCGTGCTGGCCATGGACCACCTCAATGGCACAGAGATCGAAGGGTCCTGCATCGAAGTGACACTTGCCAAGCCGGTAGATAAAGAGCAGTACTCACGTCAGAAAGCCTCTAAAGGAGGAGCTTCTGCTACACCAGAGCCTACCCAGCAGAACTACATCTACCAGTGTGACCCCTACACGTTGGCTTACTATGGTTACCCTTACAGCACACTTATTGGACCCAACAGGGAATACTTTGTGAAAg GATCCCCAATGATACAGAACAATG TGGCATTGCCGACTCTAGGTGGACAGTACCAAGTGTTCAGCGCTCCTCCTGCAGCCAAAGTGATGGAGGAGGGGAAAGTGCACTCAGTGGAGCACCTCATGAACCCTCTGACCATGCAGCACCCTGAACACAGCGCTGCCACTGCTGCCGCTGCCGCCACTGTCTTACCTTCAGTGTCCACACCTCCACCGTTCCAG GGCCGTCCAATCACTCCCGTCTACGCCATGGCCCACAACGTCCAACGCATCCCAGCCGCTGCCAGCCTGTATGGAGCTGGGTACGTCCCTATCGCTAACTATGCTGCAAACACAGCCGCTCTGGCTGCCCTGCAGAAAAATGCCGCCATGGCAGCCACGGCATATGGAGGTTATGCTGGCTACGCCATGCCCCAAGCCTTCCCCGCCGCGGCCTTCCCACTGCCCATCCATGACATCTACCAGTCGTACTGA
- the rbm47 gene encoding RNA-binding protein 47 isoform X6: MTAEDPVSSSNMSNNSTPSKPSKPSGASFHPLQGQITLPEGVAGAPNEAALLSLMERTGYGMVQENGQRKYGPPPGWSGPAPPRGCEIFVGKIPRDVYEDELVPVFETVGRIYEMRLMMDFDGKNRGYAFVMYTEKHEAKRAVRELNNYEVRPGRLLGVCSSVDNCRLFIGGIPKTKKREEILEEVSKVTEGVLDVIVYASAADKMKNRGFAFVEYESHRAAAMARRKLMPGRIQLWGHQIAVDWAEPEIDVDEDVMETVKILYVRNLMMETSEETIRNIFSQWNPGCVERVKKIRDYAFVHFISRDDAVLAMDHLNGTEIEGSCIEVTLAKPVDKEQYSRQKASKGGASATPEPTQQNYIYQCDPYTLAYYGYPYSTLIGPNREYFVKVALPTLGGQYQVFSAPPAAKVMEEGKVHSVEHLMNPLTMQHPEHSAATAAAAATVLPSVSTPPPFQGRPITPVYAMAHNVQRIPAAASLYGAGYVPIANYAANTAALAALQKNAAMAATAYGGYAGYAMPQAFPAAAFPLPIHDIYQSY; encoded by the exons ATGACAGCGGAAGATCCCGTTTCCTCATCAAACATGAGCAACAACTCTACACCCTCCAAACCCTCCAAACCTTCAGGTGCCTCCTTCCATCCACTCCAAGGACAGATCACCCTCCCAGAGGGAGTTGCAGGAGCTCCCAATGAGGCTGCACTGTTGTCCTTGATGGAGCGCACTGGCTACGGTATGGTCCAAGAAAACGGTCAGCGTAAATACGGGCCTCCTCCAGGCTGGAGTGGTCCAGCTCCTCCTCGAGGATGTGAAATCTTCGTTGGCAAGATCCCACGAGACGTTTACGAGGACGAATTGGTCCCGGTGTTTGAGACAGTAGGCCGCATCTATGAGATGCGCCTGATGATGGACTTTGATGGGAAAAACCGGGGGTACGCATTTGTTAtgtacacagaaaaacacgaaGCCAAGAGAGCAGTGCGGGAGCTCAATAACTATGAGGTGCGGCCTGGCCGGCTGCTGGGGGTCTGCTCCTCGGTGGACAACTGCCGTCTTTTCATCGGTGGGATTCCCAAAACCAAGAAGCGCGAGGAGATCCTGGAGGAAGTCTCCAAAGTGACGGAAGGCGTATTAGACGTGATAGTTTACGCCAGTGCTGCTGACAAGATGAAGAACCGTGGCTTTGCATTTGTAGAGTATGAATCACATCGAGCAGCCGCCATGGCTCGCAGGAAGTTGATGCCGGGAAGAATTCAGCTGTGGGGCCACCAGATCGCAGTGGACTGGGCTGAGCCAGAGATTGACGTAGATGAAGACGTGATGGAGACAGTAAAGATACTCTACGTTAGGAATCTAATGATGGAGACCAGCGAGGAGACAATCAGAAAC aTTTTCAGCCAGTGGAACCCCGGATGCGTGGAGCGTGTGAAGAAAATCCGTGACTATGCTTTCGTCCACTTTATATCCCGAGATGATGCCGTGCTGGCCATGGACCACCTCAATGGCACAGAGATCGAAGGGTCCTGCATCGAAGTGACACTTGCCAAGCCGGTAGATAAAGAGCAGTACTCACGTCAGAAAGCCTCTAAAGGAGGAGCTTCTGCTACACCAGAGCCTACCCAGCAGAACTACATCTACCAGTGTGACCCCTACACGTTGGCTTACTATGGTTACCCTTACAGCACACTTATTGGACCCAACAGGGAATACTTTGTGAAAg TGGCATTGCCGACTCTAGGTGGACAGTACCAAGTGTTCAGCGCTCCTCCTGCAGCCAAAGTGATGGAGGAGGGGAAAGTGCACTCAGTGGAGCACCTCATGAACCCTCTGACCATGCAGCACCCTGAACACAGCGCTGCCACTGCTGCCGCTGCCGCCACTGTCTTACCTTCAGTGTCCACACCTCCACCGTTCCAG GGCCGTCCAATCACTCCCGTCTACGCCATGGCCCACAACGTCCAACGCATCCCAGCCGCTGCCAGCCTGTATGGAGCTGGGTACGTCCCTATCGCTAACTATGCTGCAAACACAGCCGCTCTGGCTGCCCTGCAGAAAAATGCCGCCATGGCAGCCACGGCATATGGAGGTTATGCTGGCTACGCCATGCCCCAAGCCTTCCCCGCCGCGGCCTTCCCACTGCCCATCCATGACATCTACCAGTCGTACTGA